The sequence atttccaaaaatgaaattgaacaacattaagactacctttttgttgtagtctctctgaggtatttgtatgcctttgggccatgtagatggagtgtgagggcaagctctctgtggtcctttgagtactcatggccctgctttgccttcaagtctatttgaagatctgaaattgtatgagaaaaaattaataagtccccttcatataataacaaaggagtttaataaagagtgtaagagtaagatgtacatgaattTCAAAGTGCTAATTTCATCTTACCCgagtagaaatcaagcctctctttgagttcttcattaatgaggttcttttccctcaaatcccccaaaagagtcctcactgtggtctctgccctcttttctctagccatggcattcttcctctctcgctcgagactctccactcttgctaaagcttcattgagtctggccttaagagcagtaggagaagcaggcgagacatcgctatgatcctagaaagagggatgaacatggtttgagtgatgtttcacttcacacacatcactttgacacaactagagtatggcccacattatttcttatagtcatcacctgtcaaagccactgccagcatcgtgtgtgtgtgtgtgtgtgtgtgtgtgtgtgtgtgtgtgtgtgtgtgtgtgtgtgtgtgtgtgtgtgtgtgtgtgtgtgtgtgtgtgtgtgtgtgtgtgtgtgtgtgtgtgtgtgtgtgtgtgtgtgtgtgtgtgtgtgtgtgtgtgtgtgtgtgtgtgtcaggaatgcatgttcaacatgtcttcaattgtgtgtgtatgtgtttatttgtgagtgtgtttaatatgagtggcagcaaacaagagagattttactttgtctaggaccattatgaatgatgttgaaaatagaaatactcacatcattaggctgaggttgtgagtgtgaggttgaagcttctgggtcgtcctgaggggccacagacaggctctcttcagcttttctggaagtagacgtagtcctgcccttttctggctaaaatgaaaaagcagaatactacacacacacacacacacacacacacacacacacacacacacacacacacacacacacacacacacacacacacacacacacacacacacacacacacacacacacacacacacacacacacacacacacacacacacacacacacacacacacacacacacacacacacacacacacacacacacacacacacacacacaccaccctgccctgttattgataatagaatatttacatttatgaatgctaataaccttatgatacacctactctttggaggtgaaccgggaagctgaagatggagggaataacaccatctctgagtcggacaatctgtcctgtcctgtcaaactcgtcctgcttacaatgctcactgcaaatcacggatgactcgcttgcagtgaacccttccctcctcaaagcaacttcccacttctttctcatatctttgtctttgggaaaccttcaaaataaaaacgggagatttgagagtcaacacaaaaacattttaagaaggaggtcaagcttattttcttccttcttcttcctagatagattagattagattttactttattcatcccacagcggggacattcacttgttacagcagcgatttataaagtctcagttcAGTTGGCCATGGAgataatgtttgctggctacgatttcgctggcggacatcaatacagtacaataatattctatttacaaaatacaaccaattataatgttgaatcttacttgtgaaaagtaatcccccgacccctgttcgcaatcgtccgccgatttgcacagcaatatgctgcacagtgctctggcatcttgaaacctctgctgtctatgggtagaatgtctgtaggatgaccggtccaagatggcggccgtatttcttgcgccccagcagccaatgcggcgtctactctttatatgtctatggtttGTAGGGGTGTGGTGTAGGGTTTTGGAACCCCTTCCGCCGCTTTAAATAGAGCACTTCCGGTGTTCGTGTCAGAGCCCGGatagctcagtcggtagagcatCAGACTTTTAATCTGAGGGTCCAGGGTTCAAGTCCCTGTTCGGGCGGTAGCTTTTTCTTTTCCACCACTATTTTAGGAAGGTGTACATCTCTATTTTTGTACGCTATTAACATTTGGAATTTGTGAGAGTAAATCATGTGATATTAGCAGCGTAGCAGCGTAATGAAGTAGATAGAAGATCAACACTCCTGGTATGTTTTTAAGACACCCAAAGACAAAAATTGCTCAATAACCTTTGCCAAACATTTAACCATTTCATTTAAAGCTAGTCATTGAAGTGAAGCTGTTATTACCCACAGTGAGACCTTACATTATCCCCAAGTTGGAGTTGTTGTTTGTGAAAGAATCAAACTAATTTTGGGATTAAACTAGCTCACAAACAAATAACAGTAACCTGGTAATTTACCTGAGATAATCATGGGTATTATCTATGGACAGTGATTGGGAACACCTATAAAGCTAGGAGTTTGTGAAGGTAGAATGGCAACAGTGAAGACCTATCAGACTGGTAAAGATGGAGCAGATTATCCTCTTGTGCCTGATTTCTACCTGTCTTTCGACTATACATGCTCAGGTAAGTATACAGGGGATTGGAGTGGGACTGCGTTGTAACACATTTAACAGACTGCAACAAAATTGCAAACAACGTTCTGTTTTTCTTTTGCAGAAACTTTTGTTCAGCCCAAAATGGGGCCCCATTGGCTATAAAGGTAAGTGCAATTTGGATTTGATCTAATGTTAATATGTTATAGCAGTGATAATGCACCAGCTGACGGCAAATAATTTTTCAGAACATGATGACGATGATAGGACAGCAATGGATGAAATCATAAAAGCTAATGAATTTCAAGGTAATTTGAAAACCCTTTACTTGAATTGTTTTGTAGTTAACACGACAAACAACCTCATCTTGCCAtgtgtaaaaaatatataattttaatTGATTTCTGTCTCAGCTTCCCGTCTCATAGACGGCTCTACCACTCTCAGAGAGGGAGACATTGCTGTTTCTTCTGGAAGGCGCTCTAAAGTTTGCTTTGCTCGTAGCTGCCTCTGGTCTAAGTCAGTGGATGGACATGTCTACGTTGCATATTCGCTTTCACCTAAATACTGTATgctattttagttttttaagtCTTAACAATTACCACACTTTACAGTAATTTTCATCTTAAATACATAGACTGTGAATGTGATGATTGAATAATTGTCTGTTCATTCTGTTTAAACAAATGCACAGCTGAAATGGAGACAAAGATGATAAAGAAAGGAATGGATGGCGTAGAGAAAGGAACCTGTGTGAGGTTTGTTCCTCGAACTCACCAGCGAGACTACGTTGAAATCCAGCCAAAGACTGGGTGAGAACCTTTGCTTGGAAACTATTAAACCTGCGATCATTGTTTGAATACATTTGGCAATTATAAAAGAGCCCCATTTTAAAACTTGAACTACAATTTAGTTTTGTATTTCTTCCTGTATGTTACAACACTAAACTCACTTCTTTACTGTAAGTTGTTTAATATTTATTGCTGTGTGTGTTAATCCAGGTGTTGGTCCTACCTCGGTTCGCGTGGTGGAAGACAGACTGTTTCTCTTCAGAGCCCTGACTGCCTCCGGGTTGGAGTGATCTCCCATGAATTCATGCATGCTCTGGGCTTTGTGCACGAGCAGTCCCGCCTTGACCGGGACAACTATGTCACCATCATGTGGCCAAACATTTGGAGGGGTAATTTCAAAGGGGCGGGAAGGGCGGTGTCATTGAGTAATGAAATCTCCACAAACGATTTATCAAAGCATATATTGAATTAACTGCATTTCTATAAACCTTTTCAAAACATAGATGTTCCACTTAttacataaaaacaacaaaataaaatgatgGTAAGATATTGTTTTTCGATTTCCAACAGATCGTTTGAGGAACTTTGAGAAATTCAAGACTGACAGTCTGGATTTACCTTATGACTATGGTTCAATCATGCACTTTGGAATGTAAGTAATAATTAAATGTAGATAACTCAATATATAATAATTTTGTTTATGAATTATGATGTTAAATGTCTATGTTTAGGTTTGCATATTCTCAGGATGGCTCCCCAACCATCATTCCTAAAAACAACCAGAACAGCAAGGACATAAAGCTGGGCCAGGCATCATCTCTCAGCCGCATTGACAAGATGAAAATCAACAAGCTTTATAAGTGTGGTAAGTACCAAACATCCTTACCAAACCTAGTAATTAAACATATTGCTAAATGGGCAGATATTTCCAATCACTTTTTTTGTGTCTCTTGGCAGGTACCACAGATGAATAGGACCAAACTGAATTGAGGCGATACAGGAATGTGTCGAAAGTTTATATAAAAATCTAATGTCAAATCATAGAAACAAATGTCAATAAAGATTGATTGAAGCTTTCTATCTGCATTTCCTCTGTATGTGTGCAGTCAATTTGTTTAAACAAGACATGTTTCTTATGTTTtaaaagggttacaaaagtgaGAAGAAGTCATTTAAATGCCCTTAAAACCAAATATACACTATATGTAATTTGATTAATCAATAACAGATGACTTAATTGTCAAGAAAATGAAATGTCATCCTACTTGCGTTGGACATGCTTGCATGCATAAAACtgcagtaaaataaataaattgaccAATTAAAGCATGGGTCATGTGATCACattacacaataaataaagtagTATTTAATGTAATCAGCACACAAGCAATATACTAAAAAGACTCAATGTTATTCAACCGCCCAACATAattcttaaaggtctcctattatactctttttcatATTATAGGTCTTGgatataaacaaaacatatttctgaagtgtttggctcgaaataccaaacagattgtgcattgtttcaaaagtgctgattctctgagaggggtctgcctgcagacctccactctcaggacagttccggtgcagacctccactctcaggacacctccaccatagatatatataaacactagatggctcatgggagattttccagcgtagctgactggccgccatcttgctacagtcaacagttactctgattcgcgttatggtagctgttttaaggtgagtgatctgcacaaaaatactcttaactcgctgaaatcttgactgatttacaaacggtttggtttattataaacattattagcatggctatgatacaggatgcttgtacatgttgaaattgcagcttttctttgtgtatgtggttgtatttattagctggctaataacaagaggctgtcagtgagacctagtattacaaagttcacccagcaactttacaccagtgggagaggcagaactgctctttcttttcaacataacttaagttacacatgatttcttccaagtggtttggcttgttaaaaacatcttgcattatgatacaggaatttgctggctttgtgtttacagaagtacctgactatgccggacttttgtgcagcctacggatgttccaatcgccgctgtctgcaaacaagaacccgtgggatcaccacatatgtttatgtttgctcagtctaataaacccataacatggttgtgaaagaataccaaagctgaggctggacgatgattgattgttggtgcatatattgcataggggcaatatagggaacaatttaaacagtggattttgtgatatatcagccggggtgaaacaagacaaaccacaaatgaactacagaaggacacaaaaggacacatggtacagtttatattattcttggtcttttttcaatgacatatttcaaaggttctggatttgtttacaaaactaggatgatatgaagatctcaaaaagtaattgtgataaatgagacagaactggcctgtctgtgagcacattttatgttggtttggttcttctgataaaggtgtgaatatctaaataatataccaacatatgctattgtcattagttgtgtccctgttcttaaagctaaggcattgctaaattaacaactcttggcttacagagtggtaacatgagaccgatttttatatataaaatataaatgtattttaattttataatttattttaaatattaacaatataataaaataaatggaaatatatacaccagcaaatattttaaatataaataccttgtgtgtgtgtgtatagctattgctttatctgattaatgttattttcatatgaaagtccatgattataagtatgcagtatcataactacatctttgatgtttataaaaaaccaaaccgtttgaaaattggttgaaaattgagcaagctatggttatttaaatagtaaaccataatgttatgaatgagagaactgcctgtagcaagatggcggccaaagtcatctagtgtttatatatatctatgcgtcaccctacccgatcggtactgcgcatgtgcgagatggtccggaagtccgg is a genomic window of Pseudochaenichthys georgianus chromosome 21, fPseGeo1.2, whole genome shotgun sequence containing:
- the LOC139435956 gene encoding THAP domain-containing protein 6-like, with the protein product MPEHCAAYCCANRRTIANRGRGITFHKFPKDKDMRKKWEVALRREGFTASESSVICSEHCKQDEFDRTGQIVRLRDGVIPSIFSFPVHLQRPEKGRTTSTSRKAEESLSVAPQDDPEASTSHSQPQPNDDHSDVSPASPTALKARLNEALARVESLERERKNAMAREKRAETTVRTLLGDLREKNLINEELKERLDFYSDLQIDLKAKQGHEYSKDHRELALTLHLHGPKAYKYLRETTTKRWLCSVDGKPGLNKMMLDMLERRCQDDQAKYGCVSLMLDDMAIRKHVQYNPHNQSMSGFVDMGDETMRPILLLRLLCSWWLAYTDIGRLPLHIT
- the hce2l2 gene encoding hatching enzyme 1.2 isoform X1; translation: MEQIILLCLISTCLSTIHAQKLLFSPKWGPIGYKEHDDDDRTAMDEIIKANEFQASRLIDGSTTLREGDIAVSSGRRSKVCFARSCLWSKSVDGHVYVAYSLSPKYSEMETKMIKKGMDGVEKGTCVRFVPRTHQRDYVEIQPKTGCWSYLGSRGGRQTVSLQSPDCLRVGVISHEFMHALGFVHEQSRLDRDNYVTIMWPNIWRDRLRNFEKFKTDSLDLPYDYGSIMHFGMFAYSQDGSPTIIPKNNQNSKDIKLGQASSLSRIDKMKINKLYKCGTTDE
- the hce2l2 gene encoding hatching enzyme 1.2 isoform X2; translation: MDEIIKANEFQASRLIDGSTTLREGDIAVSSGRRSKVCFARSCLWSKSVDGHVYVAYSLSPKYSEMETKMIKKGMDGVEKGTCVRFVPRTHQRDYVEIQPKTGCWSYLGSRGGRQTVSLQSPDCLRVGVISHEFMHALGFVHEQSRLDRDNYVTIMWPNIWRDRLRNFEKFKTDSLDLPYDYGSIMHFGMFAYSQDGSPTIIPKNNQNSKDIKLGQASSLSRIDKMKINKLYKCGTTDE